One genomic region from Geothermobacter ehrlichii encodes:
- the pyrH gene encoding UMP kinase, which yields MADEPRYRRILLKLSGEALAGEQGYGIDPAVIQGIAEEIRDVSLLGIEIALVIGGGNIFRGLAASSRGMDRASADYMGMLATVMNSLAMQDALEKLGVVTRVQSAIEMQEIAEPYIRRRAIRHLEKGRVVIFAAGTGNPYFTTDTAASLRAMEIGAEVILKATRVDGVYTADPRTNPGAIKFSSLTYLEVLEKGLQVMDATATSLCMDNRLPIVVFDLTERGNIRRVVMGEDIGTIVKGE from the coding sequence ATGGCTGACGAACCCAGATACCGCCGCATCCTGCTCAAGCTGAGCGGCGAGGCTCTCGCCGGCGAGCAGGGCTACGGAATCGACCCGGCTGTCATCCAGGGGATCGCCGAGGAGATCAGGGATGTCTCCCTGCTCGGCATCGAAATCGCCCTGGTGATCGGCGGTGGCAACATCTTTCGTGGGTTGGCGGCTTCTTCCCGGGGCATGGACCGGGCCAGCGCCGATTACATGGGCATGCTGGCCACGGTCATGAACAGCCTCGCCATGCAGGATGCCCTGGAGAAGCTCGGGGTGGTGACCAGGGTGCAGTCGGCCATCGAGATGCAGGAGATCGCCGAACCGTACATCCGGCGGCGTGCCATCCGGCATCTGGAGAAGGGCAGGGTGGTCATCTTCGCCGCTGGTACCGGCAACCCCTATTTCACCACTGACACGGCGGCCAGTCTGCGGGCGATGGAAATCGGCGCCGAAGTCATACTCAAGGCCACCCGGGTCGACGGGGTCTACACCGCCGATCCCCGCACCAACCCGGGTGCGATCAAGTTCTCCAGTCTGACCTACCTCGAAGTGCTGGAGAAGGGGTTGCAGGTGATGGATGCGACGGCAACCTCCCTGTGCATGGACAACAGGCTGCCGATTGTGGTATTTGATTTGACCGAGCGTGGCAACATCAGGCGTGTGGTCATGGGAGAAGACATCGGAACGATTGTCAAAGGAGAGTGA
- the frr gene encoding ribosome recycling factor has translation MLDDVKKKAAAAMEKAIEALKRDLGKVRTGRASLSLLDDVRVDYYGTPTPLNQVGTLAVPEPRLITIQPWEKNLIPEIEKAILKSDLGLNPSSDGQVVRIAIPALTEERRKEMVKVVRRMGEDTKIAVRTARRDANDSLKKLLKDKEITEDGQKRGEKDIQDLTDSYVKKVDEILEAKEKEVMEI, from the coding sequence ATGTTGGACGACGTGAAAAAAAAGGCTGCAGCCGCCATGGAGAAGGCGATCGAGGCCCTCAAGCGTGACCTTGGCAAGGTCAGGACAGGACGTGCCTCCCTGTCCCTGCTCGACGATGTCCGTGTCGATTACTACGGCACACCGACGCCGCTCAACCAGGTGGGGACTCTGGCCGTTCCCGAGCCGCGGCTGATCACTATCCAGCCTTGGGAGAAGAACCTGATTCCCGAAATCGAAAAGGCCATTCTCAAGTCCGATCTCGGGCTCAATCCGAGCTCCGACGGCCAGGTGGTGCGCATCGCCATCCCGGCCCTGACCGAGGAGCGGCGCAAGGAGATGGTCAAGGTGGTTCGGCGGATGGGGGAGGACACCAAGATCGCCGTCCGCACCGCCCGGCGGGACGCCAATGACAGTCTGAAGAAACTGCTCAAGGACAAGGAAATCACCGAGGACGGGCAGAAACGTGGAGAGAAGGATATCCAGGATCTGACCGACTCCTATGTCAAAAAGGTCGACGAGATCCTTGAGGCCAAGGAGAAGGAGGTCATGGAGATCTGA
- a CDS encoding DUF362 domain-containing protein, producing the protein MHVINDECIACGACADSCPVGAIEEGDPKYTITEECTDCGSCVDTCPVSAISEA; encoded by the coding sequence ATGCACGTCATTAATGATGAATGTATCGCCTGTGGTGCCTGTGCTGATTCCTGCCCTGTCGGGGCCATCGAAGAGGGTGATCCCAAGTACACCATCACCGAAGAGTGCACCGACTGTGGTTCCTGCGTTGACACCTGCCCGGTTTCCGCTATTTCCGAAGCCTGA